The following are from one region of the Bos mutus isolate GX-2022 chromosome 18, NWIPB_WYAK_1.1, whole genome shotgun sequence genome:
- the NOD2 gene encoding nucleotide-binding oligomerization domain-containing protein 2 — MCAQDAFQTQRSQLVELLVSGSLEGFESILDRLLSREVLSWEDYEGLSLVGQPISHLARRLLDTIWNKGAWGCEQLTAAVREAQADSQPPELPSSWDPHSPHPARDLQSHRPAIVRRLYGHVEGVLDLTQQRGFISQYETDEIRRPIFTSSQRARRLLDLATVKANGLAAFLLQCIQELPVPLALPFEDAACKKYVSKLRTVISAQSRFLSTYDGAENLCLEEVYTENVLEIQMEVGMAGPSQQSPTTLGLEELFSTCDHFNKEADTVLVVGEAGSGKSTLLQQLHLLWASGRAFQEFLFVFPFSCRQLQCLVKPLSMRTLLFEHCCWPDLGPQDVFQVLLDHPERILLTFDGFDEFRFRFTDQERHCCPTAPTSVQSLLFNLLQGNLLKNARKVLTSRPSAVSASLRKHVRTELSLKGFSEEGIELYLRKRHREPGVADRLLCLLRATSALHGLCHLPVFSWMVSKCHEELLLQGRGSPKTTTDMYLLILRHFLLHASPLPLATHGLGPSLIQGRLPTLLHLGRLALWGLGTCCYVFSAKQLQAAHVDSEDLSLGFLVLAKRVVPGSTAPLEFLHITFQCFFAAFYLALSADTPPSSLRHLFQDHRPESSPLARVLPKLFLRGSRCREGSVAALLQGAELHNLQITGAFLAGLLSQEHRSLLAECQASETALLRRWDCVRRCLTRSLREHFRSIPPALPGEAKSMHALPGFLWLIRSLYEMQEERLAWEAVRRLNVGHLKLTFCGVGPAECAALAFVLRHLRRPVALQLDHNSVGDIGVEQLLPCLGVCKALYLRDNNISDRGICKLVEHALRCEQLQKLALFNNKLTDGCAHSMARLLACKQNFLALRLGNNHITAAGAEVLAQGLRTNNSLQFLGFWGNQVGDEGAQALAAALGDHQSLRWLSLVGNNIGSVGAQALALMLEKNMALEELCLEENHVQDEGVCFLAKGLARNSSLKVLKLSNNHISSLGAEALLRALEKNDTILEVWLRGNTFSPEEIEKLSHQDTRLLL; from the exons ATGTGCGCACAAGATGCTTTTCAGACACAGAGAAGCCAACTGGTGGAGTTGCTGGTCTCGGGGTCCCTGGAGGGCTTTGAGAGTATTCTGGACCGGCTGCTTTCCCGGGAAGTCCTCTCCTGGGAGGACTATGAGGGGCTTAGCCTCGTGGGGCAGCCCATCTCCCACTTGGCCAGGCGCCTCCTGGACACCATCTGGAATAAGGGTGCTTGGGGCTGTGAACAACTGACTGCAGCTGTGCGGGAGGCCCAGGCCGACAGCCAGCCCCCTGAGCTTCCCAGCTCCTGGGACCCCCACTCACCCCACCCAGCCCGTGACCTGCAGAGTCACCGACCAGCCATCGTCAGGAGACTCTACGGCCACGTGGAGGGTGTGCTGGACCTGACACAGCAGCGGGGTTTCATCAGCCAGTACGAAACTGATGAAATCAGGCGGCCCATCTTCACTTCATCCCAGCGG GCAAGAAGGCTCCTTGATCTCGCCACAGTGAAGGCAAATGGGTTGGCTGCCTTTCTTCTACAGTGTATTCAGGAATTACCGGTCCCATTGGCCCTGCCTTTTGaag ATGCCGCCTGTAAGAAGTACGTGTCCAAGCTGAGGACCGTTATATCAGCTCAGTCTCGTTTCCTGAGCACCTACGATGGAGCAGAGAATCTTTGCCTGGAAGAAGTATATACAGAGAATGTTCTGGAAATCCAGATGGAGGTGGGCATGGCTGGACCTTCGCAGCAGAGCCCTACCACCCTAGGCCTGGAGGAGCTCTTCAGCACCTGTGACCATTTcaacaaagaggcagacactgtGCTGGTGGTGGGCGAGGCGGGCAGCGGCAAGAGCACGCTCTTGCAGCAGCTGCACCTGCTCTGGGCTTCCGGGCGGGCCTTCCAGGAATTTCTCTTCGTCTTCCCATTTAGCTGCCGGCAGCTGCAGTGCCTGGTGAAACCGCTGTCCATGCGGACGCTGCTCTTCGAACACTGCTGTTGGCCCGACCTTGGCCCCCAGGACGTCTTCCAGGTCCTCCTTGACCACCCTGAGCGCATCCTCTTAACCTTCGATGGCTTTGATGAGTTCAGGTTCAGGTTCACGGATCAGGAGCGTCACTGCTGTCCGACCGCCCCCACGTCAGTCCAGAGTCTGCTCTTCAACCTTCTGCAGGGCAACCTGCTAAAGAATGCCCGCAAGGTGTTGACCAGCCGCCCCAGCGCGGTATCGGCGAGCCTCCGAAAGCACGTGCGCACGGAACTCAGCCTCAAGGGCTTCTCGGAAGAGGGCATCGAACTGTACCTGAGGAAGCGGCATCGCGAGCCTGGGGTGGCCGACCGCCTCCTCTGCCTGCTCAGAGCCACCTCGGCCCTGCACGGTCTGTGCCACCTGCCTGTCTTCTCCTGGATGGTGTCCAAGTGCCACGAGGAGCTGTTGCTGCAGGGCCGGGGGTCCCCAAAGACCACCACGGATATGTACCTGCTGATCCTGCGGCACTTTCTGCTGCACGCCTCCCCGCTACCCTTAGCCACCCATGGCCTGGGACCCAGCCTGATTCAGGGCAGGCTCCCCACACTCCTGCATCTCGGCCGCCTGGCTCTCTGGGGCCTGGGCACATGCTGCTACGTGTTCTCAGCCAAACAGCTGCAGGCGGCACATGTCGACAGTGAGGACCTTTCTCTTGGCTTCCTGGTGCTTGCCAAGAGGGTTGTACCTGGGAGTACAGCCCCCCTGGAATTTTTGCATATCACTTTTCAGTGCTTCTTTGCTGCATTCTACCTCGCCCTCAGTGCCGACACCCCGCCATCCTCGCTCAGACATCTCTTCCAAGATCACAGGCCTGAAAGCTCGCCACTGGCCAGGGTGCTGCCCAAATTGTTCCTGCGGGGCTCCCGATGCAGAGAGGGCAGCGTGGCTGCTTTGCTGCAGGGGGCCGAGCTGCACAACCTCCAGATCACAGGGGCCTTCCTGGCGGGGCTGTTGTCACAGGAGCACCGGAGCTTGCTGGCGGAGTGCCAGGCCTCTGAGACGGCCCTGCTCCGGCGCTGGGATTGTGTCCGGCGGTGTCTGACCCGCAGCCTCCGCGAGCATTTCCGCTCCATCCCACCCGCCTTGCCGGGTGAGGCCAAGAGCATGCACGCCCTGCCTGGCTTCCTCTGGCTCATCCGGAGCCTGTATGAGATGCAGGAGGAGCGACTGGCGTGGGAGGCCGTTCGCAGGCTGAACGTTGGGCACCTCAAGCTGACCTTCTGCGGTGTGGGCCCGGCCGAGTGTGCTGCCCTGGCCTTCGTGCTGCGCCACCTCCGGCGGCCTGTGGCCCTGCAGCTGGACCACAACTCTGTGGGCGACATCGGCGTGGAGCAGCTGCTGCCTTGCCTGGGCGTCTGCAAAGCTCTTTA CTTGCGAGATAACAACATCTCAGACCGAGGCATCTGCAAGTTGGTTGAACATGCTCTTCGCTGTGAGCAGCTGCAGAAGTTAGC TCTTTTCAACAACAAGTTGACCGATGGCTGTGCACACTCCATGGCCAGGCTCCTTGCGTGCAAGCAGAACTTCTTGGCTTTGAG gCTAGGAAACAACCACATCACGGCTGCGGGAGCCGAGGTGCTTGCCCAGGGGCTCAGAACTAACAACTCCTTGCAGTTTTTGGG GTTCTGGGGCAACCAGGTGGGTGACGAGGGGGCCCAGGCCTTGGCTGCAGCCTTGGGTGATCACCAGAGCTTGAGGTGGCTCAG CCTGGTGGGGAACAACATTGGCAGCGTGGGTGCTCAAGCCTTAGCATTGATGTTGGAAAAGAATATGGCCCTGGAAGAACTCTG CCTGGAGGAGAACCACGTCCAGGATGAAGGTGTGTGTTTCCTCGCCAAAGGACTTGCAAGAAACTCAAGTCTGAAAGTCCTGAA